Proteins from a genomic interval of Gammaproteobacteria bacterium:
- the metH gene encoding methionine synthase, with translation MTTSASAPAPDPSVRARRVTALEHALEDRILVLDGAMGTMIQRYRLDEDDFRGDRFVDHPHPLKGANDLLSLTRPEVIREIHEGYLAAGADIVETNTFNATSVAMADYGLETAVYDINLESARLARAAADAFTARNASRPRFVAGILGPTNRTASISPDVNDPAFRNVTFDELAAAYDEQARGLLDGDVDVLMVETVFDTLNAKAALFAVRSLLDRRGLDVPVMVSGTVVDASGRTLSGQTVEAFLNSVRHADPLAIGLNCALGAAALRPHVEELATRADLLVSCHPNAGLPNELGEYDETPESMAGQMGEFARAGFLNIAGGCCGTTPAHIEAIAEAVADLPPRRPPRIERRSRLSGLEPLNLGADSLFANIGERTNVTGSARFRRLIKEGDFEAGLEVARQQVRNGAQLIDVNMDEGLLDSEAAMVRFLSLIASEPDISRVPIVVDSSKWSILEAGLKCVQGKGIVNSISLKEGEEDFRRQARMVRRYGAAVIVMAFDEEGQADTLERKVEICHRAYRILTDEVGFPPEDIIFDPNIFAVATGIEEHDRYAVAFIEACRAIKRELPGCKVSGGVSNLSFSFRGSDAVRDAMHSVFLYHAIRAGMDMGIVNAGALPVYDQIPAELLGPVEDVILARDSGATERLIGLAGEYRGVAQRVSGADDGWREEPVEKRLAYALVKGISEHIVEDTEEARQARERALDVIEGPLMDGMNEVGDLFGAGRMFLPQVVKSARVMKKAVAYLVPFLEAEKAGNGQARAAGRVVLATVKGDVHDIGKNIVGVVLQCNNYEVVDLGVMVPAELILETARQEGADAIGLSGLITPSLEEMVHVASEMERLDFRLPLLIGGATTSRTHTAVKIEPCYSGPAVHVHDASRAVSVMSRLLNEREAPAFLQRTRASYAELRARHAGKQARARILPLEKARARKLAIDWASEPPVAPRRLGIRVLAPFPLAELLPYIDWTPFFQAWEMAGRFPAILDDPVVGEQAAVLHRDACALLDEIVREGLLEARGVVGIFPANAAGDDVEIYADEGRSETVAIAHGVRQQFEKASGRPNSCLSDFVAPRGTGIADYLGAFAVTAGAGLDQLCRRFEREHDDFSSILAKALADRLAEAFAELLHERVRRKAWGYVPDEDLDGEALIAESYTGIRPAPGYPACPDHTGKRTIFELLDATARAGIRLTQSCAMTPAASVAGWYFAHPRAHYFGVGRIGRDQVEDYARRRGIGVPEAERWLAPNLAYDP, from the coding sequence ATGACTACCTCCGCATCTGCCCCTGCCCCCGACCCGTCCGTCCGCGCCCGGCGCGTGACCGCGCTGGAGCATGCCCTCGAGGACCGCATCCTGGTCCTGGACGGCGCGATGGGCACGATGATCCAGCGGTACCGGCTGGACGAGGACGACTTCCGGGGCGATCGCTTCGTGGACCACCCCCACCCGCTCAAGGGCGCCAACGACCTGCTCTCGCTGACCCGGCCCGAGGTCATCCGCGAGATCCACGAGGGCTATCTGGCCGCCGGGGCGGACATCGTCGAGACCAACACCTTCAACGCCACCTCGGTCGCGATGGCGGACTACGGCCTCGAGACGGCGGTCTACGACATCAACCTGGAGTCTGCGCGCCTCGCCCGGGCCGCGGCCGACGCCTTCACCGCGCGCAACGCCTCCCGGCCGCGCTTCGTGGCGGGCATCCTGGGACCCACCAACCGCACGGCGTCCATCTCTCCGGACGTGAACGACCCGGCCTTCCGCAACGTCACCTTCGACGAACTCGCGGCAGCCTACGACGAGCAGGCGCGCGGCCTCCTGGACGGCGATGTCGACGTGCTCATGGTCGAGACCGTCTTCGACACCCTGAACGCCAAGGCGGCGCTCTTCGCGGTCCGCTCGCTGCTCGACCGGCGCGGGCTGGACGTCCCGGTCATGGTGTCGGGCACGGTGGTGGACGCGAGCGGCCGCACCCTCTCCGGGCAGACGGTGGAGGCGTTCCTGAACTCGGTGCGTCACGCGGACCCGCTCGCCATCGGCCTCAACTGCGCGCTCGGCGCGGCCGCCCTGCGCCCGCACGTGGAGGAACTCGCCACCCGCGCCGACCTCCTTGTGAGCTGCCACCCCAACGCCGGCCTGCCCAACGAGCTCGGCGAGTACGACGAGACCCCGGAGTCGATGGCCGGCCAGATGGGCGAGTTCGCGCGCGCGGGCTTCCTGAACATCGCGGGAGGATGCTGCGGCACGACTCCGGCGCACATCGAGGCCATCGCCGAGGCGGTGGCGGACCTCCCTCCGCGCCGCCCGCCGCGCATCGAGCGGCGCTCCCGCCTCTCCGGGCTCGAGCCGCTCAACCTGGGCGCCGACTCGCTCTTCGCCAACATCGGCGAGCGCACCAACGTCACCGGCTCGGCCCGTTTCCGCAGGCTCATCAAGGAGGGCGACTTCGAGGCCGGGCTCGAGGTGGCGCGCCAGCAGGTTCGGAACGGCGCGCAGCTCATCGACGTGAACATGGACGAGGGGCTGCTGGATTCCGAGGCGGCGATGGTGCGCTTCCTGTCGCTGATCGCTTCCGAGCCGGACATCTCGCGGGTGCCGATCGTCGTCGACTCCTCGAAGTGGAGCATCCTCGAGGCGGGGCTCAAGTGCGTGCAGGGCAAGGGCATCGTCAACTCCATTTCCCTGAAGGAGGGCGAGGAGGACTTCCGCCGGCAGGCCCGCATGGTGCGCCGCTACGGGGCCGCGGTGATCGTGATGGCCTTCGACGAGGAGGGGCAGGCCGACACCCTGGAGCGCAAGGTGGAGATCTGCCACCGGGCCTACCGCATCCTCACCGACGAAGTCGGTTTCCCGCCCGAGGACATCATCTTCGACCCGAACATCTTCGCCGTCGCGACCGGGATCGAGGAACACGACCGCTACGCCGTCGCCTTCATCGAGGCGTGCCGCGCCATCAAGCGCGAGCTTCCCGGCTGCAAGGTGAGCGGAGGGGTGAGCAACCTCTCCTTCTCCTTCCGGGGCTCGGACGCGGTGCGCGACGCCATGCACTCCGTGTTCCTCTACCACGCCATCCGGGCGGGGATGGACATGGGGATCGTGAACGCGGGCGCGCTGCCGGTCTACGACCAGATCCCCGCCGAGCTGCTGGGACCCGTGGAGGACGTGATCCTGGCGCGCGACTCCGGGGCCACCGAGCGGCTGATCGGGCTGGCCGGCGAGTACCGGGGGGTCGCGCAGCGGGTGAGCGGCGCGGACGACGGGTGGCGCGAGGAACCGGTCGAGAAGCGGCTGGCGTACGCTCTGGTGAAGGGCATCTCGGAACACATCGTCGAGGACACCGAGGAGGCGCGGCAGGCGCGCGAGCGGGCGCTGGACGTCATCGAAGGCCCGCTGATGGACGGCATGAACGAGGTGGGTGACCTCTTCGGCGCGGGGCGCATGTTCCTGCCGCAGGTGGTGAAGAGCGCGCGCGTGATGAAGAAGGCCGTCGCGTACCTGGTGCCCTTCCTGGAGGCCGAGAAGGCCGGAAACGGACAGGCGCGTGCCGCCGGGCGGGTCGTGCTCGCCACGGTCAAGGGCGACGTGCACGACATCGGCAAGAACATCGTGGGCGTGGTGCTCCAGTGTAACAACTACGAAGTGGTGGACCTGGGGGTGATGGTGCCGGCGGAGCTCATCCTCGAGACCGCCCGCCAGGAGGGGGCCGACGCCATCGGGCTCTCGGGGCTGATCACGCCGTCACTCGAAGAGATGGTGCACGTGGCTTCCGAGATGGAGCGGCTCGATTTCCGGCTGCCGCTGCTGATCGGCGGCGCGACCACCTCGCGCACGCACACGGCGGTGAAGATCGAGCCCTGCTATTCCGGGCCCGCGGTTCACGTGCACGATGCGTCGCGCGCGGTGAGCGTGATGAGCCGGCTGCTGAACGAGCGCGAGGCACCCGCCTTCCTGCAGCGAACCCGCGCGAGCTATGCGGAGCTGCGCGCCAGGCACGCCGGCAAGCAGGCCCGTGCCCGCATCCTTCCGCTGGAGAAGGCCCGCGCGCGAAAGCTCGCCATCGACTGGGCATCGGAGCCGCCGGTGGCGCCGCGGAGGCTCGGGATCCGGGTGCTCGCCCCCTTCCCTCTTGCCGAATTGCTCCCCTACATCGACTGGACCCCCTTCTTTCAGGCCTGGGAGATGGCGGGCAGGTTCCCGGCTATTCTGGATGATCCCGTGGTGGGCGAGCAGGCGGCGGTGCTGCATCGGGACGCCTGCGCGCTGCTCGACGAGATCGTGCGCGAGGGGCTGCTGGAGGCGAGGGGTGTGGTGGGCATCTTCCCCGCCAACGCGGCCGGCGACGACGTGGAGATCTACGCGGATGAGGGGCGGAGCGAGACGGTGGCGATCGCGCACGGGGTGCGCCAGCAGTTCGAGAAGGCGTCGGGGCGTCCCAACTCGTGCCTGAGCGACTTCGTGGCGCCGCGCGGGACGGGGATCGCCGACTACCTGGGCGCGTTCGCGGTGACTGCGGGCGCCGGTCTGGACCAACTGTGCCGCCGCTTCGAGCGGGAGCATGACGACTTTTCCAGCATCCTCGCCAAGGCTCTCGCCGACCGGCTGGCCGAGGCCTTCGCGGAGCTGCTGCACGAGCGCGTGCGCAGGAAGGCCTGGGGATACGTCCCGGACGAGGATCTGGACGGGGAGGCGCTGATCGCCGAGTCGTACACGGGCATCCGTCCCGCGCCAGGGTATCCCGCCTGTCCGGACCACACGGGCAAGCGCACCATCTTCGAGTTGCTGGACGCCACTGCGCGCGCCGGCATCCGGCTCACCCAGAGCTGCGCCATGACCCCTGCGGCCAGCGTGGCGGGATGGTATTTCGCGCACCCCCGGGCGCACTACTTCGGCGTGGGCCGCATCGGGCGCGACCAGGTCGAGGACTACGCGCGCCGGCGGGGAATCGGTGTGCCGGAGGCGGAACGGTGGCTGGCCCCGAACCTGGCGTACGACCCGTGA
- a CDS encoding bifunctional homocysteine S-methyltransferase/methylenetetrahydrofolate reductase translates to MSVALRDLIADGRAHVVDGAMGTMLYGKGVFVNVCYDELNLSTPEMVREVHDEYVHAGAEILETNTFGANPVKLSGFGLEERTEAINRAGAKLARDAAAGRATVVGAMGPLGIRIEPWGATAFEEAVAFFQRQARGLIDGGVDGFCLETFSDLGELEAAFRAVRSLTDLPVLAQVTIGDNGATPGGTTMEAAGAAMAEWGVEVAGINCSVGPAIMLDAVERLAASSGLPASAQPNAGLPRVVENRQIYMASPEYMGQYARRLVAAGARFVGGCCGTTAAHVRKIRDHVASVQPVRVRAAARAGAAERTGRSAVPLAERSAWGRKLATGQFVTTVQIAAPRGWLMEETTRQARALAHGGVDAVFVVGGTRGQAHMDALTTAMVLGDRAGIEPLVRYVCRDRDMHGMISDLLGASAAGIRNLVIVSGESTDLGPYADSTAISDIDSIGLVNVVQRLNRGLDAGGNDIGAPTELVAGVGLDQAAVDQAFELSRFAWKVDAGADFAVTRPLFDPGRLEDFLARAQTDIPVIATLLPLASLRNAEFMANEVPGVEVPEGIVQRMRAAERRSAAHARAEGLAIAREMFAGVRHLVRGVRIRLPDDDLSRAAELLGRL, encoded by the coding sequence GTGAGCGTTGCTCTGCGCGACCTGATCGCCGACGGGCGCGCGCACGTGGTGGACGGCGCCATGGGCACGATGCTCTACGGCAAGGGTGTGTTCGTAAACGTATGTTATGACGAGCTTAACCTATCGACACCCGAGATGGTGCGCGAGGTTCACGACGAGTATGTGCACGCCGGCGCCGAGATCCTCGAAACCAACACCTTCGGGGCCAATCCGGTGAAGCTGTCGGGGTTCGGGCTGGAGGAACGCACCGAAGCCATCAACCGGGCGGGAGCAAAGCTCGCGCGCGATGCGGCGGCGGGACGGGCCACCGTGGTGGGGGCGATGGGCCCGCTCGGCATCCGCATCGAGCCCTGGGGGGCGACGGCCTTCGAGGAGGCGGTGGCGTTCTTTCAGCGGCAGGCGCGGGGGCTGATTGACGGCGGCGTGGACGGCTTTTGCCTCGAGACCTTCAGCGACCTGGGCGAGCTGGAGGCAGCCTTCCGGGCGGTGCGTTCGCTCACCGACCTGCCGGTGCTGGCGCAGGTCACCATCGGCGACAACGGCGCCACCCCCGGGGGCACCACCATGGAGGCCGCCGGGGCGGCGATGGCGGAGTGGGGGGTGGAGGTGGCCGGCATCAACTGCTCGGTGGGCCCGGCGATCATGCTCGACGCGGTGGAGCGCCTGGCCGCGAGCTCCGGGCTGCCCGCCTCTGCCCAGCCCAACGCCGGGCTGCCGCGGGTGGTCGAGAACCGTCAGATCTACATGGCCAGCCCGGAGTACATGGGCCAGTACGCTCGCCGCCTGGTCGCCGCCGGCGCGCGCTTCGTGGGCGGGTGTTGCGGCACCACCGCAGCGCACGTGCGCAAGATCCGCGACCACGTGGCCAGCGTACAGCCGGTCCGCGTGCGGGCGGCCGCGCGCGCCGGGGCAGCCGAGCGGACGGGCAGGTCCGCGGTGCCGCTCGCCGAACGTTCCGCGTGGGGCAGGAAGCTCGCCACCGGACAGTTCGTGACCACCGTGCAGATCGCCGCCCCCCGCGGCTGGCTCATGGAAGAGACTACCCGGCAGGCGCGCGCGCTGGCGCACGGCGGGGTAGACGCGGTCTTCGTGGTCGGCGGCACCCGCGGGCAGGCGCACATGGACGCCCTGACCACGGCCATGGTGCTTGGCGACCGCGCAGGCATCGAGCCGCTGGTGCGCTACGTCTGCCGCGACCGCGACATGCACGGCATGATCAGCGACCTGCTGGGGGCGTCGGCGGCGGGCATCCGCAACCTGGTGATCGTGAGCGGCGAGTCGACCGACCTGGGCCCCTACGCGGACTCCACCGCGATCTCCGACATCGACTCGATCGGTCTGGTCAACGTGGTGCAGCGCCTGAACCGTGGCCTGGACGCGGGCGGCAACGACATCGGCGCGCCCACCGAGCTGGTGGCAGGGGTCGGGCTCGATCAGGCGGCGGTCGACCAGGCCTTCGAGCTCAGCCGCTTCGCCTGGAAGGTGGACGCAGGGGCGGACTTCGCCGTCACCCGGCCGCTCTTCGATCCCGGGCGCCTGGAGGACTTCCTGGCGCGCGCCCAAACCGACATCCCGGTAATCGCGACCCTGCTTCCCCTCGCGTCCCTGCGCAACGCCGAGTTCATGGCCAACGAGGTGCCGGGCGTCGAGGTGCCGGAAGGGATCGTGCAACGGATGCGGGCGGCCGAGCGCAGGAGCGCCGCGCACGCCCGTGCGGAAGGACTGGCGATCGCGCGCGAGATGTTCGCCGGAGTGCGGCACCTGGTGCGGGGGGTACGCATCCGGCTGCCCGACGACGACCTGAGCCGGGCGGCCGAACTGCTCGGCCGGTTGTAA
- a CDS encoding amino acid permease produces MQVQERHMGLFGATILGVGAIVGGGILALAGTAFSVAGPSAMVSFAMNGGIALLTAASFARLARRFPESGGTYTYAKNVFSIELAFVVGWVVWFASIVAGVLYALGFAAFFMEGLLRALPQLAETRLGGDTARLAAAAIAIGAYMLALVRRAAGGGTAETIGKVVVFAVVIAGGAWAWGTGSPGELADRLNPFFTEGAGGVVRAMGYTFIALQGFDLIAAVGGEVREPQRTLPRAMYLSLGIALALYLPMLFLFATVGTPAGAGGVAAVAAANPEGLVAAAVEEYMGVAGYWLVIGAGILSMLSALQANLLGASRVAFAMARDRTLPRRLARMRGSSGTPATAVVVTGTVVAAIAIAVGEVPAAGAASSLIFLISFAMVHVATVLVEYRSASRRIPFLPVLGGVCCASLAAFQIFAVPFAGSIVMTWIAIGTAFYLTLLAPAARLTDVSAEATHPHLTLLRGRSPLVLAPIANPASAASLVDIAGTLRTPGSGRVLLLTVLSPPDAASPSESRVIDAQTVLGKSMVHSVEHSMMAEILVTTAPDPWTEIARVAEEHRCETVLLGLPNLSDPVVESALERRIAAIGCDVVVARTPSSWRMDDVERVLVPLGGRRSHSRPRVRLLASLARTKGRAITYLATTPPSASKEERRRFEREIHRMVRDEATGSYDIVVETGADPGETIIRHGRGSDLIVMGMRTESGGRRSLRGTPHAVAAGSNKPLILLGSAPLSTLVRTGRDLLAPSRRRASRPKATGTGEADPQPPAS; encoded by the coding sequence GTGCAGGTTCAGGAACGGCACATGGGCTTGTTCGGCGCCACCATCCTGGGGGTGGGTGCCATCGTGGGCGGGGGAATCCTCGCGCTCGCGGGCACCGCCTTCTCGGTCGCCGGGCCGAGCGCCATGGTCTCCTTCGCCATGAACGGCGGCATCGCCCTGCTCACCGCGGCCAGCTTCGCCCGCCTGGCCCGCCGCTTCCCCGAGTCCGGCGGGACCTACACCTACGCCAAGAACGTCTTCTCGATCGAGCTGGCCTTCGTGGTCGGCTGGGTGGTGTGGTTCGCTTCGATCGTGGCCGGGGTGCTGTATGCGCTCGGGTTCGCGGCGTTCTTCATGGAGGGGCTGTTGCGCGCCCTGCCGCAACTGGCCGAGACCCGGCTGGGCGGCGACACCGCCCGCCTGGCCGCGGCCGCGATCGCCATCGGCGCCTACATGCTCGCGCTGGTCCGCCGCGCGGCGGGGGGCGGCACCGCGGAGACCATCGGCAAGGTGGTGGTGTTCGCGGTGGTCATCGCCGGCGGGGCGTGGGCGTGGGGCACCGGGTCGCCCGGCGAGCTGGCCGACCGGCTCAACCCGTTCTTCACGGAGGGAGCGGGCGGGGTGGTGCGGGCGATGGGCTACACCTTCATCGCGCTCCAGGGGTTCGACCTGATCGCCGCGGTGGGGGGAGAGGTGCGCGAACCGCAGCGGACCCTCCCGCGCGCCATGTACCTCTCGCTCGGCATCGCGCTCGCGCTCTACCTGCCCATGCTCTTCCTGTTCGCCACGGTGGGGACACCGGCGGGGGCGGGGGGGGTGGCGGCGGTGGCGGCGGCCAACCCGGAAGGGCTGGTGGCGGCGGCGGTCGAGGAGTACATGGGGGTGGCGGGCTACTGGCTGGTCATCGGCGCGGGGATCCTGTCGATGCTCTCGGCACTTCAGGCGAACCTCCTGGGCGCGTCGCGGGTCGCCTTCGCCATGGCCCGCGACCGCACCCTGCCCCGCCGGCTTGCACGCATGCGCGGGTCGAGCGGCACCCCCGCGACGGCGGTCGTGGTCACGGGCACGGTGGTGGCGGCGATCGCGATCGCCGTCGGCGAGGTCCCGGCCGCCGGCGCCGCCTCGAGCCTCATCTTCCTCATCTCCTTCGCCATGGTGCACGTCGCGACGGTCCTGGTCGAGTACCGCTCCGCCTCGCGGCGCATCCCCTTCCTGCCCGTCCTGGGCGGCGTGTGCTGCGCATCGCTCGCGGCCTTCCAGATCTTCGCGGTGCCCTTCGCCGGCAGCATCGTGATGACCTGGATCGCCATCGGCACCGCGTTCTACCTCACCCTCCTGGCCCCCGCAGCGCGCCTCACCGACGTCTCCGCAGAGGCCACGCATCCGCATCTAACACTGCTCCGGGGGCGGAGCCCGCTGGTGCTCGCACCCATCGCCAACCCGGCCAGCGCCGCCAGCCTGGTGGACATCGCCGGAACACTGCGCACGCCGGGCTCGGGCCGCGTCCTGCTGCTCACGGTTCTCTCGCCGCCGGACGCGGCGTCCCCATCGGAATCCCGGGTCATCGACGCGCAGACCGTGCTGGGCAAGTCCATGGTGCACAGCGTGGAGCACTCGATGATGGCGGAGATCCTCGTCACCACCGCCCCCGATCCCTGGACGGAGATCGCGCGCGTCGCGGAGGAACACCGTTGCGAGACCGTGTTGCTCGGACTGCCCAACCTCTCCGACCCGGTCGTCGAGTCCGCGCTGGAGCGGCGCATCGCGGCGATCGGCTGCGACGTGGTCGTTGCGCGGACCCCTTCAAGCTGGCGCATGGACGATGTGGAGCGGGTCCTGGTGCCCCTCGGAGGACGTCGGAGCCACAGCCGCCCCCGGGTCCGCCTGCTCGCCAGCCTGGCGCGCACGAAGGGGCGAGCCATCACGTATCTCGCTACCACTCCTCCCTCGGCATCGAAGGAGGAACGCCGCCGATTCGAGCGCGAGATTCACAGAATGGTGCGCGACGAAGCCACCGGCTCCTACGACATCGTCGTGGAAACCGGCGCCGACCCGGGAGAAACCATCATCCGGCATGGCCGCGGCTCCGACCTCATCGTCATGGGCATGCGCACCGAATCGGGCGGCCGGCGAAGCCTCCGGGGCACCCCGCACGCGGTCGCCGCAGGGTCGAACAAGCCCCTGATTCTGCTCGGCAGCGCCCCGCTCTCCACCCTGGTACGCACCGGAAGGGACCTGCTGGCGCCTTCCCGAAGGAGAGCATCTCGTCCGAAGGCAACGGGAACGGGCGAAGCCGACCCGCAGCCTCCCGCGTCATAG
- a CDS encoding deoxyribodipyrimidine photolyase — protein MIGARRTRWNFGLQRAAELSVDRGLPLLVLEPLRAGYPWASDRLHRFVIDGMIDNEARFAERGVAYYPYVEPADGAGKGLVEALAEHAAVIVTDDFPAFFLPRMVNAAAHRISVRVEAIDGNGLLPLRASNAPFATAYAFRRFLQRELPAHLERLPHPDPLDILTPSSEAQVPADILDRWPAADVSDPADLIARLPIDHSVPPVDLRGGSEAAAARLSAFVEGAFDRYATDANHPERNATSRLSPYLHFGHISAQEVFDRIAGHEGWTPARLSRDARGRRAGWWGMSESAEAFLDQLVTWRELGFVRCRHVDRYDTYEALPGWARQTLAEHASDPREAVYGLADFEKARTHDALWNAAQNQLRREGRIHNYLRMLWGKKILEWSESPREALRIMIELNDKYALDGRDPNSYTGMLWILGLHDRAWGPERPVFGKIRYMSSANTARKYRVRGYIEKYGDPQVRIGEAPGNA, from the coding sequence ATGATCGGCGCGCGCCGGACGCGCTGGAACTTCGGCCTCCAGCGGGCCGCCGAGCTCAGCGTCGACCGCGGACTCCCGCTACTCGTGCTGGAACCCCTGCGCGCAGGATACCCGTGGGCATCGGATCGCCTCCACCGGTTCGTCATCGACGGGATGATCGACAACGAGGCGCGCTTCGCAGAACGGGGCGTCGCCTACTACCCCTACGTCGAGCCTGCGGATGGCGCCGGCAAGGGACTCGTCGAAGCCCTCGCGGAGCACGCGGCCGTCATCGTCACCGACGACTTTCCCGCCTTCTTCCTGCCGCGGATGGTGAACGCGGCCGCGCACCGGATTTCGGTGCGCGTAGAGGCAATAGACGGCAACGGCCTGCTTCCTCTGCGAGCTTCGAACGCGCCCTTCGCAACAGCCTACGCGTTCAGACGATTCCTGCAGCGCGAGCTTCCCGCCCACCTGGAGCGGCTCCCGCATCCCGATCCACTGGACATCCTCACCCCTTCCTCCGAGGCGCAGGTCCCTGCCGATATCCTCGACCGATGGCCCGCCGCCGACGTGAGCGATCCCGCTGATCTCATCGCACGCCTTCCCATCGATCACTCGGTCCCGCCCGTCGACCTTCGCGGCGGTTCGGAGGCCGCGGCGGCCCGGCTCTCCGCCTTCGTCGAGGGCGCCTTCGACCGGTATGCCACCGACGCCAATCATCCGGAGCGCAACGCGACCAGCCGGCTCTCCCCCTACCTCCACTTCGGCCACATCTCCGCGCAGGAGGTATTCGACCGAATCGCGGGCCACGAAGGATGGACTCCTGCCCGTCTCTCGCGCGACGCGCGGGGGAGGCGCGCCGGTTGGTGGGGCATGAGTGAGAGCGCAGAAGCCTTTTTGGATCAACTTGTTACGTGGCGTGAGCTCGGGTTCGTTCGATGCCGCCACGTGGATCGTTACGACACCTATGAGGCGCTGCCCGGCTGGGCTCGCCAGACGCTGGCGGAGCACGCCTCGGATCCCCGGGAAGCCGTATACGGACTCGCCGACTTCGAGAAGGCACGCACGCACGACGCTCTCTGGAACGCCGCCCAGAACCAGCTGCGGCGTGAAGGCCGCATCCACAACTACCTGCGCATGCTCTGGGGCAAGAAGATCCTGGAGTGGAGCGAGAGCCCGCGCGAAGCGCTCCGCATCATGATCGAACTCAACGACAAGTACGCGCTCGACGGACGCGACCCGAACTCCTATACCGGGATGCTCTGGATCCTCGGCCTCCACGACCGCGCCTGGGGCCCGGAGCGCCCGGTGTTCGGCAAGATCCGCTACATGAGTTCGGCCAACACGGCGAGGAAGTACCGGGTGCGCGGGTACATCGAGAAGTACGGGGACCCGCAGGTAAGAATCGGCGAAGCCCCGGGTAACGCGTGA
- a CDS encoding aminopeptidase P N-terminal domain-containing protein codes for MSTHGFEPAADIFHERRALVLDALGDAAIVLPAAADACRRGADPSPYRPDSEFFYLTGFTEPGSVLVLRGFAESKRSVLFTRSRDATAELWGGKRLGPEAAREQLGVDAGHPLDELGQELGILLKGASHVFFRLRSDPWVDRLVRGALAHARARGARKGLGPRGVIDPGEILDEMRLRKDAGEVESLRSAAALTIAGHRALARELRPGVGEWELQAALEAVFRRHGGATPAYPSIVASGANACVLHYAENRRRAQAGELVLVDAAAELGHYCADVTRTYPVDGRFTADQRAVYEIVDQARAAAIAAAAPGVPVNLVHRAACDVLAGGLASLGVVATGGGRPEDSTALRRFFPHQTSHWLGLDTHDVGDYAVDGTSRPLEEGMVFTVEPGLYFHEDAEGSAARFAGIGIRIEDDVLVTATGVENLTAELPTEVGAVEALMGGR; via the coding sequence ATGTCGACCCACGGCTTCGAACCCGCCGCCGACATCTTCCACGAGCGCCGCGCGCTGGTGCTCGACGCATTGGGAGACGCCGCCATCGTGCTTCCGGCGGCGGCCGACGCGTGCCGGCGGGGCGCCGATCCCTCTCCCTACCGCCCGGACTCCGAGTTCTTCTATCTGACCGGCTTCACCGAACCCGGAAGCGTTCTCGTCCTGCGCGGCTTCGCCGAATCGAAGCGCTCGGTGCTCTTCACCCGCTCCCGCGATGCGACGGCGGAACTCTGGGGCGGGAAACGGCTCGGCCCCGAGGCTGCCCGCGAGCAATTGGGTGTGGATGCCGGCCATCCCCTGGATGAGCTGGGGCAGGAGCTCGGTATCCTGCTCAAGGGAGCGAGCCACGTCTTCTTCCGGCTGAGATCCGATCCGTGGGTTGACCGCCTGGTGCGGGGCGCACTCGCGCATGCCCGCGCCCGCGGTGCGCGAAAAGGGTTGGGACCGCGCGGCGTCATCGACCCGGGCGAGATTCTGGATGAGATGCGGCTCCGCAAGGACGCAGGGGAGGTGGAGTCACTGCGGAGCGCCGCCGCGCTGACGATCGCCGGGCACCGCGCGCTCGCCCGAGAGTTGCGACCCGGGGTGGGGGAGTGGGAGCTGCAGGCGGCCCTCGAGGCGGTGTTCCGCCGGCACGGGGGCGCGACCCCCGCATATCCGTCCATCGTGGCGTCGGGCGCCAACGCTTGCGTACTCCACTACGCAGAAAACCGCCGCCGGGCACAGGCGGGCGAACTGGTGCTGGTGGACGCAGCCGCCGAACTCGGCCACTACTGCGCCGACGTGACCCGCACCTACCCGGTGGACGGGCGCTTCACCGCGGATCAGCGGGCCGTCTACGAGATCGTGGACCAGGCGCGCGCGGCCGCGATCGCCGCTGCGGCGCCGGGCGTGCCGGTGAACCTGGTGCATCGTGCCGCATGCGACGTGCTGGCCGGGGGACTGGCGTCGCTCGGCGTGGTGGCCACAGGGGGCGGCAGACCGGAGGACAGCACGGCCCTTCGCCGGTTCTTCCCGCACCAGACCTCCCACTGGCTCGGGCTCGACACCCACGACGTCGGCGACTACGCGGTCGACGGCACCTCCCGGCCACTCGAGGAGGGGATGGTGTTCACGGTCGAGCCGGGGCTCTACTTCCACGAGGATGCGGAAGGATCCGCAGCCCGCTTCGCCGGAATCGGCATCCGCATCGAGGACGACGTGCTGGTGACCGCCACCGGGGTGGAGAACCTCACCGCGGAACTGCCCACCGAGGTGGGTGCCGTGGAGGCGCTCATGGGGGGACGATGA